A single region of the Eulemur rufifrons isolate Redbay chromosome 8, OSU_ERuf_1, whole genome shotgun sequence genome encodes:
- the ARTN gene encoding artemin: protein MELGLGGLSALSHCPWPRRQVPLCVSAQPALWQTLAALALLSSVAEASLGPAPRSPATREGPAPVLAPPAGHLPGGRTASLCRGRARRPPPPQHPRPAPAPPAPPSAPPRGGRAARAGGRGSRAGARGCRLRSQLVPVRALGLGHSSDELVRFRFCSGSCRRERSPHDLSLASLLGAGALRSPPGSRPVSQPCCRPTRYEAVSFMDVNSTWRTVDRLSATACDCLG, encoded by the exons ATGGAACTTGGACTTGGAGGCCTGTCTGCGCTGTCCCACTGTCCCTGGCCTAGACGGCAG GTTCCACTTTGTGTCTCTGCGCAGCCTGCCCTGTGGCAGACCCTGGCTGCTCTGGCTCTGCTGAGTAGCGTCGCAGaggcctccctgggccctgcGCCCCGCAGCCCCGCCACCCGCGAAGGCCCAGCGCCAGTCCTGGCGCCCCCCGCCGGCCACCTGCCGG GGGGACGCACGGCCAGTTTGTGCCGCGGAAGAGCCCGGCGGCCGCCGCCCCCGCAGCACCCGAGGCCAGCACCCGCGCCGCCCGCGCCCCCGTCTGCTCCTCCCCGCGGGGGCCGCGCGGCGCGTGCCGGGGGCCGGGGCAGCCGCGCGGGGGCGCGGGGCTGCCGCCTGCGCTCGCAGCTGGTGCCGGTGCGCGCGCTCGGCCTGGGCCACAGCTCTGATGAGCTGGTGCGTTTCCGCTTCTGCAGCGGCTCCTGCCGCCGTGAGCGCTCCCCGCACGACCTCAGCCTGGCCAGCCTGCTGGGCGCCGGGGCCCTGCGGTCGCCCCCGGGCTCCCGGCCCGTCAGCCAGCCCTGCTGCCGACCCACGCGCTATGAGGCAGTCTCCTTCATGGACGTCAACAGCACCTGGAGGACCGTGGACCGCCTCTCAGCCACCGCCTGCGACTGCCTGGGCTGA